The segment TATTGATTACTTCCATGATCACTCCAATAAAAAAAGAAGTTATGCAGCCGTAAAAAGGCTGCATGTCGAATTATTAAATTTATACGTTCTTGATGCCGAAGGATTCGAGCAGAATGCCAGGGTTGGTGCGTCCGCTTGTGAATGACTTCTTGGTTGCAACATCGTTGATGGTGATCTTTGCAGGGGCGAACATACCAGCATCGACCTTGAAGAAGTCGAAGCCTGCTTCCTTGAAGGTTGTGTAGAATGGCTTACCAAAGTCCCTGGAGGTGTTGGATGGTGCCTTCTTCACGAAGTCCTCGAGCTTCTCTGCGTCTCCGAAGTCAACGGTGTAGTAGGTCTCACCACAGTAGATGATACAGTCATTGGTTGAACCCATGCACTTTGTGTCATCTCCGACGATAGGTGCGATAGGTGCGACACCGAAACCGCTCTTGATGGTGTTGATGTCAAATCCGATGGACTCGAGCTTGTGGATACCTGTCTCAACGACCCTTGCGGATATCTGTACTGAACCTGCGATGGATGAGGTTGGTGCAACTGCGATGTAAACGTTCTGTGGGTCGACACTGCAGTGCTTTGCGATGTACTCAACGATCTCTTCGGTTGGGAGCTTGTCGGATTCCATTACGAGAACTGCTGCATCTGCATCGTCCTTGTAGCCGATCTCTTCGTAGAGCTCTTTTGGCTTAAGACCAAGGCCTCTTGCAGGACCGGAGCCCATGCCGAAGTAGTCCCCGACTGCAATTCTCCAGCCTGCGTACTGGGATGCCATACATGCGATGGTAGGGTGGTCTGTAGCAACCTGAATAGCTGGTACTGGAAGACCATCGAGATCGACCTTTGTGTATGAGATCTCTGCAAGGTCTGCAAGGCAGAGGCGTGAGAGGTACATACCTGCATCGTATCCACCTTCTACATTGACACCACAGTCAATGATGGTAGCGCCGTTTTCAAGTTCCTTTGATTCGACTTTGATCTCTTCTTCCCAGTCTAACATCTCATCAATAATTGCTAATCCCTTTTCGTTGACACTTATCATATTAATCACTCTACACGGTTTGGTGTCAATGATTGGGTTGGTTAGAATATGAATTTATCGGTGTTTGGAAAGTTGGTGGGAGGGTGGTTTTTGGTGATGGTGTAAATAGTTTCCGGGTAAACAAAACAAGAACATTTCTTAGAGGATCCATTTTATTATTTGTTTTGTTTGCAGTGCTACATTTGTATGGTCTCCTATATATTATAGGATATTTTATATTATTTTACAGAATCTTCTTATAATACAAAATGCAATGTTTATACTATGGGTATGTTTGGCTGTGGGGATTGGAAAGTAGCATTGCCTTTATTGTATCTGAAGTTTTTTGGCACTACTGTTTTTTTGATATCAATCTCTCCAGATGTAGATGATTTTTGAAATCTTTGTATTAATAAGGTAGTGGATGAAATGAGTTTGAAACAAAGTATACTGATTTGTTTTGGAATAACTTTAGTATTGATGGCTGCAGGTATTGCTGCTGCAGCGACCCTCAATGTGACCAGCACTGTGGGTCCACAGAATTATACAACTATCCAGCAAGCGGTAAATAACTCTGCGGCTGGCGATACTATTTTGGTGTATCCGGGTACGTATAATGAAAACGTGAACGTGGATAAACAACTGAACATTACGTCAACAGGCGGTGCTGCCGTCACGAATGTCACTGCTTTATTATCTAACGACCATGTTTTCGAGGTTACTGCAGATAATGTTACTATCCGTGGGTTCAATGTGAGTGGTGCTACCGTTGAGGGTAATGCGGGTATCTTTCTATCTTCTTCCAACAACAGCACGCTGACCGACAACACGGTGATGGGTGACTATGAAGGCATCTATCTTGTAGGCTCAAACTACAACATGGTGACAAACAACATGCTGAAGTACTGCGGCAGTGACGGCATCGATATGGATCACTCTAACTACAACTCGTTGATCGATAACACGGCGTCGTACAATGACGACGATGGTATCGAGCTGAGTGACTTTAGCAACTACAACACGGTGACCGACAATACGGCGGAGTACAACAGCAATGACGGCATCTATCTGAATGTATCAAGTAACAACAATCTGATTAGCAACACAGTGTCGAACAACTCTATCGCTGGTATTAAGTTAAAATTGTCTAGCAACAATACGCTGATCGACAACACGGCGTCGAGCGATGATTCCTTGAACAATTACGTCGAGCTTATTCATCTGTTAAATTCTTCCTACAACACGCTGACCGGCAACACGGCTTTTGGTGGCTGGCACGGTATCTATCTGTATATATCCAGTAACAATGACTTAACCAACAACAATGCATCGAACAATGGTAATGACGGTATTGAGCTGGAATGGTCTGGCAACAACACGCTGACCAGTAACACGGTGTCGTACGCTGCCGAAGATGGTATTGAGGTGGACTGGTCTGGTAACAATGACCTGATCAACAACAAGGTCTCAAACAACCATTATGAGGGCATCCGGATAGTTAATTCCAGCTACAACACGCTGACCGGCAACACGGCGGAGTACAACACCAATGACGGCATCGATCTCAAAAACTCCAGCTACAACACGCTGACCGACAACACGGCGGAGTACAACGGCAATGACGGCTTCGATATCAAAGAGTCCAGCAACAACAACATGCTGAGCAACAACACGGCGGAGTACAACGGCAATGATGGCATCTATTTGGGTTATTCCAGCAACAACACCCTGATTGGCAACATGTTGTCGCATAATACTAGGGATGGCATCGATATGGATTACTGCAGCATCAGCAATCTAACCGACAACAAGGTGTCGTACAGCGGCGAGGAAGGCATCGATGTGGATAGCTCCAGCAACAATCGCATCTACAACAACTACTTCAACAACACGATTAATGTTGGATTTATTGGCATCAATGTTGGAAACATATGGAATATCACAAAAACCGCTGGTACAAACGTCGTGGGAGGTCCCTATATTGGAGGTAACTACTGGTCAGATTATAGCGGTGTTGATAATGATGGAGATGGAATCGGCGACTCCCAGATTGATCTTAATGCCAGTAACACAGACTATCTGCCACTGTTGCTGGATACCACGGCTCCTGTGATCGCAGTGGAACTTCCGCAGAACAATGCAGACTATTCCACAAGAACAGTTCCGCTCAACGTTACCGGTGACGGGACCGTGAATAAGTGGTGGTACAGCCTCAATGGCGGAGCCAATGTCACATTCACACCCAACATAACATTGCCTGAACTGCCTGACGATGATTATTTCATCATGGTCTATGCCAATGACACTGTAGGTAATGAGGTTGCATCAGCCCTGATCAATTTCAGTATCGATACCGTACCTCCTGCAAATATTACGAATCTCACGGTTGCATCAAGAACAAGAAGTTCCATCACCCTTTCATGGGACGTTTCTCACGATGCTGATCATGTGGAACTGTGGAGGAACAATGTCTACATTACCGATGTGTTTGGTGTCAGCCATGAAAATACAGGATTGGCTTCTGCAACATCCTACAATTATGGTCTGCGCCCGGTTGATACTGCTGGAAATGTGGGCAACTGGTCAAATATCACGGCATCGACCCAAACCAGTAGCACTTCAGGTAGTACAAAATCCTCTAGTAGTGGGGGTGGTAGTGGATCAAGTGGTGAAGCCTTTGAGAACATCGCCTTCAAGGACGTGAAGACAGAGAACATCATAAGTGGACTTGAAATCAGTTATGTCTTCGATGAAGAACAGAATGCAATTCAGTACATCAACTTCTCTGCATTGAGAAACTACGGAAGGGTTTCAACAACTATCGAAGTGCTTAAGGGCAGATCTACACTGGTTGATGAAAGTGCTCCGGGAATTGTTTATAGCAACCTTAACATCTGGGTTGGTATCTCAGGATTTGCTACAGAAGATAACATTGCTAATCCGGTAATAGGTTTCCGTGTAGCAAAAGAATGGTTGACAGAAAATGGACTTGATGAGAAATCAATTGTATTATATCGTCACAGTGAAGGCAAATGGAATGCTCTTGATACAAAGAAAGTTGGAGAAGATGATAAATTCTTGTACTTCGAGGCAAAAGCAACAGGTTTCTCATCATTTGCAATTTGCGCTTTGAAGATGGATACTACTCCGATTATAGCCCCATTCCCATCTGATGACGATGTAATTACTGAAGTGCCTGAGTTAGAAAATGAGGCAGTGTCTACTGGTCTGCCAGGTTTCAGTTCACTTCTCGCGATTGGAGTTCTCGGTATGGTTTATACCTTATTCAGAAGAAGAACTTAAGTGCAGTGATTAATTCTGCACTTCTTTTTTATTTTTAAAACACTGGCTATTTTATTATTAATTTATATTTATGTTCTTGAGGTTCTTCTGAGGCACGACACTCCTCACAGAAAGTGTAAAGTTCTCATGATCGGAGTTGAAGCATTCTTTTAGATTTCACATTCCTACTACAGCAGATGGTAAATAGCCATCAACCGCATCTAAAACATTCCAAAAGGCCTTTGCATCCTCGAAATTATCAAAGAAAAAAATCTTATCATGGTAAGAGGTTATAAAGAATGTTACACCAAAAGTTATCTCTTGATCGTAGGGTATGGGAGCTTCTCCGCCAAGATGGCAATACTCGATATATTCCGTAACTGGCTCCACAAAAAGTTTTCCTTCGGGGGAATACTTTCCACCATGGCAGGAAACACCTTCTTCACTTTGAAATTTTTGATAAGCCTCTACCGCTTCTTCAAACTTTTCATTGTCAATTCCAAAGTTCACAATCTCTATTTTCTGTTCTCTCATAAATTTCCATCCCTTTCTGAGAACATGTAGGTTTATGTGCATATATATTTATTTGAGTATTCGAATAATTATATACTAATTCGTTTTATTCTATTTATTTTAAAATAGTCTGGAACTTAAGCTTTCATAAAGTGCAAATGGTGCCTATCTCACCAATAACGAATCCCTTTATCCCTTCTTGCCTCGATGTCTTCAATATCTTTGATTGTTTGGGATATTTGTATGCTGCTTTTTAAGTATGATCTAATAAACGCAGAGTCACCAAAAAGTTCCTTTGCTGCTTCCGGATTATCATCAATTGCTTTAAGATGTTTTGACAGACCCTCAATGGTTTTGTCAATTTCACCCTTATCCGAAATCCCTAATAATTCACGTATCCAATCTAACATCGTATTCATTCCTGTAATTCAACTGTTTTATTCACATCACTATCTTAACTTCATTGTATTTTTTTCGGTTTTTTACTGATAGCAATAGAACCATCTGTATATTTTCGATTCTTGTGCACAAAAATAGCAATTCTACATTTAAAGCTTTTGAAGAATACTCCTGTTGTGTTTCTTTTTTGAAATATCTATCTCCTTGGAAGATTATATGGCGAGGAATATATTCGAACCTCAAGCTTCCGGGAAATACAGATGCTACCTATTCGGATGTTACATGTCTAGTTCAATCTTCATATTTCGAATAGATTAGCAATAAAAAACATTACTTTTAAATACTTTTGTACAGTTCGGGAGTTTGATGGCTTTAAAAAATGATACATTGGCAAACAAGATTGAAAGCAAGTTAGAAACTCCAATGATCATCATTGCTATTTTTGTATTGCCTCTTGTTCTTATAGAGTTAGAAATCGTACGGACAACTCCTCAAATAGTTCTGACAGCACAATTGTTAGATGATGCAATATGGTTTATTTTTCTTGCAGAATTTGTATTGTTATTTAGCCTTCACTCAATGAAGGTGGAGTATGCAAAAAGTAATTGGTTCATGCTGTTGTTGTTAATACTTACTCCACCAATTGTTGTACCAGAAGGTTTCTCTTCACTTAGATCTTTGAGATCATTGCGTATTTTTCGAGCTTTAAGGAGTTTTAGAGTCATTATCGCAATAAAGAGAGGGATAAGTCCAATATATCAAATATTTCAAAAAAATTCTATGCAGTATGTCACAGCTTATTCTTTAGTTTTAATTGTTTTGTCTGGAACACTTTTTAGTCGCATCGAAAATCTGAAGTTTTCAGAAGGTGTATGGTGGTCACTTACAACTGTAACAACCGTAGGTTATGGTGATTTATATCCCGAAACTTTAGCTGGTAAGTTTTTAGCATTTTTTGTTATGATTGTTGGGATTGGATTTGTTTCAGTACTGACAGCAAATGTAGCTGCATATTTTGTAGAAAATGATCTTGAGAATGAAAGTAATGGCATGCTTATGGAAAAAATAAATGAGTTGTCTGATAAAATAGATGAACTTGATAGGAAAATATCAGATAAATAATTTTCAAGCTTCCACGAAATACAGATGCTACCTATTCGGATGTTACATATACAACTCTATCTTCATCTTCTGAATCCGATCACAATAATACCTCGCAGCAACTCCAAGATGCTTCTTTGGTAACTTACCGAACTTATCAATCGTAATCTCATCATACATGTAACTGGTCATCTTGTGAAAGGTACAAATCACATTTTTCCAAAAAAATAATACAAAAAAATCATAGCAAAAAAATCATAGCAAAAAAATCATAGCAAAAAAATCATAGCAAAAAAAGAAGGATGCATTACCTCCTCTTTTCATAAATCTCTTCTTCATGGTTTCCTTTGGTGTTATGTAACTCCTATAAATGAAAATCCACTTTTGCAAAATATTTGATAATGCCCACTGTTTTGACAAATCTGATCTGCAATCAATATCTTCCAATAACCTCCTAGTTTGAAGCGCAAAAAATATATCTTGTAAAATTATAATTTATATGTTGTGGAAAATAGTCATCAATGTTTGATGGATTATTTAATAAGAAATCATAGGTGAGGGTAAATTATGCAGAGCATTGCTATTGAATCAGGTCCTGTTAGAGTAATATCATCCGGTACGGTTATTTCTTTTGACAAGAATCCGATCGAGATAACGATGGGAGGTTCGGGCAGATGCAAGGTTATCATGATCTTTCATGATGAAGATGGAGAAGGCAAATCATTTGTCAGGCCAAGAGTTATAGGTTCCAGGACCATTGAATTAACATTTGTTAACTTCAAGGATCCTCTGGGTTCCGGGAACGTAAAGCCGATCCATTTTGCAACTATTGGTGGGCGTACTATATTTATGAATTACAGGATATATTCTTATTTGGATAGCGATAAAACAGTTCACTATACATTCTATTGTTCACAGGAAGACTCCCTGGACAAAGTGCATACAGAAGGCTTCAATGAATGGATAGTTGAGTGATAAAATGAATTGGTCGGTGGACAAATTTACTCTGAATTTATGAGTTAATATGCAATTGCAGGGGATGGCAGGAGCATCCCTTGCAAGCCGCAGCTATTTGTGTGACATGTGGGCATATATTCATATGCTGTTTCTGTGATACTCAAGCATTG is part of the Methanococcoides orientis genome and harbors:
- the mch gene encoding methenyltetrahydromethanopterin cyclohydrolase, producing the protein MISVNEKGLAIIDEMLDWEEEIKVESKELENGATIIDCGVNVEGGYDAGMYLSRLCLADLAEISYTKVDLDGLPVPAIQVATDHPTIACMASQYAGWRIAVGDYFGMGSGPARGLGLKPKELYEEIGYKDDADAAVLVMESDKLPTEEIVEYIAKHCSVDPQNVYIAVAPTSSIAGSVQISARVVETGIHKLESIGFDINTIKSGFGVAPIAPIVGDDTKCMGSTNDCIIYCGETYYTVDFGDAEKLEDFVKKAPSNTSRDFGKPFYTTFKEAGFDFFKVDAGMFAPAKITINDVATKKSFTSGRTNPGILLESFGIKNV
- a CDS encoding NosD domain-containing protein: MSLKQSILICFGITLVLMAAGIAAAATLNVTSTVGPQNYTTIQQAVNNSAAGDTILVYPGTYNENVNVDKQLNITSTGGAAVTNVTALLSNDHVFEVTADNVTIRGFNVSGATVEGNAGIFLSSSNNSTLTDNTVMGDYEGIYLVGSNYNMVTNNMLKYCGSDGIDMDHSNYNSLIDNTASYNDDDGIELSDFSNYNTVTDNTAEYNSNDGIYLNVSSNNNLISNTVSNNSIAGIKLKLSSNNTLIDNTASSDDSLNNYVELIHLLNSSYNTLTGNTAFGGWHGIYLYISSNNDLTNNNASNNGNDGIELEWSGNNTLTSNTVSYAAEDGIEVDWSGNNDLINNKVSNNHYEGIRIVNSSYNTLTGNTAEYNTNDGIDLKNSSYNTLTDNTAEYNGNDGFDIKESSNNNMLSNNTAEYNGNDGIYLGYSSNNTLIGNMLSHNTRDGIDMDYCSISNLTDNKVSYSGEEGIDVDSSSNNRIYNNYFNNTINVGFIGINVGNIWNITKTAGTNVVGGPYIGGNYWSDYSGVDNDGDGIGDSQIDLNASNTDYLPLLLDTTAPVIAVELPQNNADYSTRTVPLNVTGDGTVNKWWYSLNGGANVTFTPNITLPELPDDDYFIMVYANDTVGNEVASALINFSIDTVPPANITNLTVASRTRSSITLSWDVSHDADHVELWRNNVYITDVFGVSHENTGLASATSYNYGLRPVDTAGNVGNWSNITASTQTSSTSGSTKSSSSGGGSGSSGEAFENIAFKDVKTENIISGLEISYVFDEEQNAIQYINFSALRNYGRVSTTIEVLKGRSTLVDESAPGIVYSNLNIWVGISGFATEDNIANPVIGFRVAKEWLTENGLDEKSIVLYRHSEGKWNALDTKKVGEDDKFLYFEAKATGFSSFAICALKMDTTPIIAPFPSDDDVITEVPELENEAVSTGLPGFSSLLAIGVLGMVYTLFRRRT
- a CDS encoding potassium channel family protein gives rise to the protein MALKNDTLANKIESKLETPMIIIAIFVLPLVLIELEIVRTTPQIVLTAQLLDDAIWFIFLAEFVLLFSLHSMKVEYAKSNWFMLLLLILTPPIVVPEGFSSLRSLRSLRIFRALRSFRVIIAIKRGISPIYQIFQKNSMQYVTAYSLVLIVLSGTLFSRIENLKFSEGVWWSLTTVTTVGYGDLYPETLAGKFLAFFVMIVGIGFVSVLTANVAAYFVENDLENESNGMLMEKINELSDKIDELDRKISDK
- a CDS encoding DUF6864 domain-containing function; the encoded protein is MQSIAIESGPVRVISSGTVISFDKNPIEITMGGSGRCKVIMIFHDEDGEGKSFVRPRVIGSRTIELTFVNFKDPLGSGNVKPIHFATIGGRTIFMNYRIYSYLDSDKTVHYTFYCSQEDSLDKVHTEGFNEWIVE